In Paenibacillus xylanilyticus, the genomic window TTTCACTTCCTGTGCGTAGGTGGGGCTGACTGTTGTTACATGGTCAGAATAGACAATACCTGATTTTAGAAAATTGACATTACCATAATATTCTGCGCCATCCATGGTGAAATATCGGTCGTCCAGTTCAAGCAAATCGCTGAATAACGAATGCGGGAATACACCTTGATACAACAGATTATGTATGGTGAATACGGTACGGATCTCACTATAGAATGGCTCATGTGCGTAATGTGCCTGCAGCAGCAGCGGAATCATTCCCGCATGCCAGTCATGACTATGAAGCACATCCGGCTTGAAGTCCAGCAGCGGCAATACCTCGAGTACCGCGCGATTGAAGAAAGCAAATCTCTCCCCATCATCCATATACCCGTAGACTCCATCACGGCCAAAGTAATATTCGTTATCGACAAAATAAATGGGGATACCGTCATGGACGAGCATCTCAATGCCGCAGTATTGTCTGCGCCAGCCCAGTGGAACATCCGTCACGATAACCGGCTTCATGGCCTCCTTATATTCGTCAGGAATCCCTTTATATTTGGGTAAAATGACACGAACATCTGCCCCAGCCTTTTTCAAGGCTTGAGGCAAAGCTCCAATAACGTCAGCGAGTCCACCCGTTTTGATAAATGGATGGCCCTCGGCAGCAGCGAATAAAAGTTTCACGCCTTCTTCCCCCTTTTTGTTTTGGCAGTGGTCTTATTTGTATTTTTGAGTGCTTTTGGTCTGACCGATGCGACTTCATTTGCTGTCTCACCCGTTTTCCGACGTGTATTCTTTTTTAGAATAACCACGCTTAGCGGAGGCAAAACAATCTCCAGACTGTGGGGATGGCCATGAAAAGGAATCTTTTCGGTAGCTATCTGCATATCATTCAATATACCTGATCCCCCGTAATCGGGATGATCACTGTTCAGAACTTCGGCATACATACCGGGACGCATGACACCAATCCGGTAACGCTCCCGCTTGACCGGCTGGAAGTTAACAAGCACAAGGAGTGTATCCGCAGGTTTTTTTCCTTTGCGTACATATGAAATGACACTTTGGCCATGGTCATCCGGAGTGATCCATTCATATCCGTCCAGGGAATGATCAAGCTCCCACAAAGCTTTTTCGCTCAGGTACAGCTCAGACAGATCACGTTCAAACTTGTGGAGTTTGCGGTGACTGTCATAATCCAGCAAAAACCAATCCAGCTCATCCTCATCTTTCCATTCAATGAACTGGCCAAATTCTCCGCCCATAAAGAGCAGCTTTTTGCCTGGGAAAGTCATGAAGTAACCCAAGAAAGCTCGCATGCCATCAAATTTTTGTTCGTACGATCCAGGCATCTTGTCCAGCAAGGACTTTTTGCCATGTACGACTTCGTCATGCGACAGAGGCAGCACATAATTCTCAGAGAAGGAGTACACCACAGGAAATGTCAGCAAATGATGCTTCGACGGACGATTGTGGAAATCGGTTTTCATATAGTCCAGCGTATCGTTCATCCAACCCATGTTCCATTTATAATTGAATCCCAGTCCGCCTACGTCCACAGGAGACGTGACCATCGGCCATGCACTGGACTCTTCAGCCATCATCAGCGCATAGGGATAATACTTGAAAATCGTTTCATTGAGTTGCTGCAAGAAGGCAACAGCTTCTTTATTTTCCAACCCCCCGTCTGCATTGGGACGAAATTGGCCAGAATGCTTTTCAAAGTCAAGCCTTAACATGCTGGTAACCGCGTCTACACGCAGTCCATCAAAGTGATACATTTCCATCCAATACAGCGCATTGGAGATAAGGAATGAACGAACTTCCGGTTTCGAATAATCAAAACTTAGGGTGCCCCACCCTGGTTTCTCAGCCAGCAATGGATCTGCATATTCGAACAGCGGTGTGCCATCAAACAAACGCAGACCATGGGCGTCCTTGGCAAAGTGAGCAGGCACCCAATCAAGCAGTACTCCTATTCCAGCCTGATGTAGTGTATCCACTAAATACATTAGATCCTGAGGACCTCCAAAACGGCTTGTCGGGGCGAAGAATCCCGTACTCTGATACCCCCAGGAAAGGTCATAAGGGTGTTCACTGAGCGGCATCATCTCCACATGTGTGTATTTCATTTCTAATAAGTAAGGAACGAGCAGATCCGCGATCTCTCTATAACTGTATAAAGAGCCGTCTTCCTTGCGCTTCCATGTTCCGATGTGCATTTCATAAATATGTAAAGGCTTGTTATATACAGCCCTCTGTTTCCGTCTCCATGCACCATCGTTCCATTTGTATCCCTGGATGGAACTTGTAATGGAAGCAGTCCGAGGCCGAACTTCGGCGTGGAATGCATACGGGTCTGCTTTTAGCAGTTCTGTTCCGTTTTCCGTTAAAATACGGAATTTGTATAAAGTTCCTTCACTGATTTCCGGAAAAAAACGAGTCCAAAATCCAGAATCGGGTATCTTATATAAAGGTGCCTGTTCACCTTTCCAATCATTGCGGTCAAGAGCCAGTCCTACTTCTTTGGCATTTGGAGCCCAGACAGTGAAGCGATACCCCTGACGATGATCCTCAGTCGCAGGTTGTGCGCCTAATATTCGATAACTGTGATGAAGGTTTCCTTCATGAAACAAATAGATATCCTCCGGCGAAATGGCCGGATCTGCCAATGGTTGAATGGCCAAGAGATCACCTTCTTCCCCTAGAAAATAGATATAACGTTAACCATTACCCCATTCTAGCCAAGTTGAAAAGAAAAATGACGTGTTTAAAAAAATGTTGTAATTTTACAGGAATTTTACAGTATACATCGTTTCAACAGCTCCACTTTGCGTTTATGTAAGTACTACACTGGACAAATATCTTGGGAGGGAAACGATTATGTTTAATAAAGATTGCATCGCTATGCTACTGGCGGGAGGAGAGGGGAAAAGATTAGCCCCATTGACCTCAAGTATTGCTAAACCCGCTGTACCGTTTGGCGGGCACTACCGGATTATCGATTTTCCTCTCAGCAACTGCGTAAACTCAGGAATCGATACGGTTGGCGTATTGACGCAGTACCAAGCTGAATCTTTACACGATCACATTGGTGGAGGAGAACCATGGGGACATGGGAATTCGGAAGAGGCAGGAATCTCCCTGCTTCCATCTTATCATACAGGAAATGACGAATACTTGGGAACGGCGGATGCCATTTATAAAAATATGGACTATATTGACCAGCAAAACCCCGAAAATGTTCTAATTTTGTCGGGAGACCACATTTACCACATGAATTATCGCGACATGCTGGAATCCCACAAAGCCAACAAAGCGGTTGCGACTATTTCAGTCATGGAAGTTCCTTGGGATGAAGCACATCGCTTCGGAATTATGGCTGCGGATGAAAATATGCGTGTGACCGAATTTGCAGAAAAGCCTGCTGAACCAAAAAGCAACCTGGCTTCCATGGGAATTTACATGTTTAATTGGGAGTATCTGAAACGCCATCTTCTGCTGGATGCGGCTAATCCGAATTCCAGTCATGACTTTGGTAAAGACGTTATTCCTCAAATGCTTAATGAAAACAACTCTCTTTTCGTGTATAACTTCGATGGGTACTGGAAAGATGTTGGTACTGTAAAAAGCTTGTGGGATGCTCACATGGATCTGCTGCATAACGAAGAAAACTGGAGCCTGCACAAAGAACACTGGCCGATGTTCACTCGCGACTGGAAAACCAAATTAAGTGCTCACAAAGCTCGTCATTCCCGTGCTGAGCATGCGTCCTCCATGGTTCATGAGTCATGCGCCATTGAAGGCCGTGCAGAGCGCTCTGTTATCTTCTGCGGTACTGAAGTAGGTAAAGGTTCTGAAGTCAAAGACAGTGTAATTATGCCAAATGCCCGTATCGGTAGAGGTGTTCACATCGAACGTGCCATTATTGGTGAAGGTGCCATGATCAAGGACGGCGCCATTGTCAAAGGCACGGCTGATGAAATTGTCGTTGTAGGCCCGAATGAGGTTGTATCTGCCAAACCGGCAGTCCGCACTCAGCCTGCACGTATTCTGAAAGAAGTATATGAGAAAACCGGCCGCTTGCGCGCTGGCGAACTCTCTTCATAATATACCAAAAAAGGCAAGCCGTTAATGGCTCGCCTTTTTTGGTGCTTTCAGAAGGTGTCGATTGTCAATCGGATGTCTATTCGCTTTTGCCTGTATCTGAACCCGGTTTGATGTGTTGTTCCCCGCTCTCTTGATGCGTTTCTGAAGGGAGTTCATCAACCGGATGCTCGGTTATGATCTCTTCTTCCGGCAAAGCGGGCAGTTCTATCGTGACGGTTGTACCCGATCCTAGTTCACTTTGTATCGTAATTGTTCCTTCATGCAGTTCCACGAGTTCTTGCGTAATGGCAAGCCCCAATCCTGTTCCACCATTCTGGTGATTGACCTGGAAGAATCGATCACGTACCTTGATGAGATGCTCCTCGCTAATCCCGATCCCGGTGTCCTGCACAGCAGCTATGATCTTCCCGTCCTCTTCTTTTACCGACAGATAAATCCACGAATTTTCGTGTGAGAATTTAATTGCATTATCCACGATGTTCAGGAATACCTGTTTTAGGCGATTTCCATCACCATGCACGTTAAAAGCACGGGTCTCATCTGTTTCCAGCTTCAAATGTATTTGCTTTTGTTCCGCTTTGGCCCAGACGTTTAACATCGTTTCCTGCACAATCTCGCGAATGCTGACCGTACCTTTGACCAGCTTCATCTGATTTTGCTGCAGTTTGGAGAAATCCAGCATCTCTTCGACAAGCCCAATTAAGCGTTCTGTTTCTTTCGAGATAATGCTCATGCCGATACGTGTCTCATCCGGATCATATCCGCCTGAGTCCAACGTTTCACTCCAGCCTTTGATACTGGTCAGTGGTGTTCTGAGCTCATGGGAAATGGATGATATAAAATCATCCTTGATCTGGTTACTGCGAACAATCTCATGAGCCATAAAATTCAGTGTAGATGCCAGTTCACCAAGTTCGTGCTTATAGTTCCCTTTGACTCTGACATCCAGACGTCCTCTCGCCATCTGGGCAGATACTGCGGTAATATTGTTAATGGGACGCACGATGGAGTTCGCCATACCAATACTGATAATCAGAACAATGGCCATAACGGCAATCCCGACGGCAACGGCAAGCAATCCCATGACAAGCAGCTTCGAGTTTACATTTTCGAGTGAAGTCAGATATCTTACAATGTACGTATTCTCGCCACCCAGATCAAGTTTGTGCGAAACGGCCATGACTTGCTCACCGGTGCCCGGTTGTCTGCCTACCCACCGTCCCGTATTGCCATTTATGGCCTGCATAATATCACTTGTCTGCATCACAGCCCGGTCAGACTCGAAGGCAGCAGAGCTGGCAAGAACTCGTCCGTTGAGATCAAGAATTTCGAGCTCTGTGCTGGATAGTTCCAGGTTCGAAAGTAACTTCGACAGATTACCATTATCCGCATTATCCTCACGGGCAATGGGCTCCAAAAAGTCTTTTGACATGGAAATATGAGAGCTGATGGTATTGTAGATACTCTCGTAATAATACCGCTGCACCGCAAGCATAAAAATAAATTCCACCAATAACAGAGCAAGCAGAACTACGAAAAAATAATGTAGTACGATCTGCCTGGTGATGCCTTTTTTAATCATTGCTCCCGGCCCTTCCATTTATAACCGTGACCCCATACAGTCTGCAGGTATTCAGGTTCGGAAGGATTATTCTCGATTTTCTGGCGTAAGCGGCGAATGTTCACATCCACAATTTTGGGATCTCCCATATATTCCTTGCCCCATACATGATCCAGGAGCAGATCACGGCTAAGTGGTGTATTCTCTTTTTCCAGGAAGAATTGAATAAGTGAAAATTCCGTTGGAGTCAATTCAATCAATTCATTTTGTTTTTTAAATTGTTTGGAGATTAAATCAAGAGAAAACGGCCCCGATTGGAATGTGACCTTAGCTGCAGTTTCCCGATGCACATTTACTCTGCGCAGCAAGGATTGGATTCGTGCGATCAGTTCGGTCGGGCTGAATGGTTTGCTTACATGATCGTCAGCTCCAACAGAAAGAGCATATACCTTGTCCTGTTCCTGAACCTTGGCCGTCAAGAAAATGATGCCCAAACGTTCATTGGTTTCACGGATGCGACGACACACTTCGAAACCGTCAATTCCAGGTACCATGACATCAAGAAGAGCCAGGTCAATATCGGGTACAGTTTGCAATATGCGAAGTGCTTCATGCCCATCTCCTGCTTCAAGCACTTCGAACCCGTTTCTCTTCAAATTGATAACGATAAAACTGCGGATGGATTCTTCATCCTCAAGTATAAGTACTTTACTCATTTAGTTCTCCCTTTCTGTTCAGCTGAGACATATTATCAAGTAATCCATCATTACTATCCTGCGCATTACGTGAAGCAATCACCCGGTCGTTTGTTCGGGTAATTTCCTTCCATCTCTTTCCTTTTTCCTGTTCCCACTGAGAAAGCGTGAAATATTTAATTTCACCCACGGTTTCATCCGTATCAATCATTTTAAATCGAATATATTTTTCTTTTTCCGACTTGGTATCAATGGTAATCTTCCCGTACCACTCCGGCTTTAGATTTAAATGAAACAGATTGGCATCATCACGATACTGGAACGAAACAAATTCTTTTCCATCCTTGCCATCCCATTGATAAAAGGTATAAAACCACATGCGGGAGTCAAACACGTAATGTTCCCAGCCCTTTGGCGTTTCCTTTAGTCCAAATTCAATAATACCATCATTGTTGAAATCACCGCTTAAAATTTTGTCATCTCTATAGGTTTGATCAGGGGATTTGAAGGCATTCACCAGTTTGTTATCCTTCACATAGATCAGTTGTGAGAATGAACTGCGGTCATCCAGCTCTGTGTCCAGCACAATACCCATCTTATCCTTGGCGATTTCTCCTCCAAGCGCATTGTAGATCTCTTTAACGGTATAATCGGTTTGCAGCCGATCAACTTCCTTAAAGCTGCCTTCGTCATACTGATACAACGCTACACTTGCAAACCCACTGTTATTTAGGGCTACAATGGCAAAATCGCTTTTTCCATCCCCATTCATGTCCAATGTGTTACCTTGCAGATCATCAATAATATACTGGTTATAAGGGACTCCACCCAATACCTGCTCAAGTGCACCGCCATTATATGAATACGCCGTCAGTGCTTTTTGGTCTTGCAGACTCACACCGAGGATGATATCCGGGTTTCCATCGTTTGTGATATCCAACACTTTAAAGGATTGCAATTCACTTCCCGGAACGTCAAACGTCAGCTTCTTAACCCACGTATCTCCCTGTTCCTCCAGGAGCATGCCATGGATACGCACATTCTCATTGGGTGTTTCGTAAAATACGATAGCTTCGCGCGTGCCGTCCCCGTCGAGATCTTCAACACGAATCATGCTGGTATTGTTCATGTCTTTGGGACGAATCAGATTGCTCTCTGGCGGCTGCTCTTTCTGAACAACGTAAAACAATTTTTCTTTGTCCGTGGACAGCATGGGTTTCTTCATCAAGCCCTTGGGGTCGCTTATGACCGTACATCCGCTAAGAACGGAGCCGAGCACCACTGTCACTGCTCCACACGCTAACAGGCGCCCCCATCTTGAGTTAAGCAATTTCATCACTCATTTCAATAGTTTAAATCATGTTTTTTTCCTTCTGTGTCAGTCTACGTCCACGTATATCAAAGGCAATCTTGCCTTCTGCAAGACCCCAGATGCGAGCTGCATGTTTCTCCGCCATCTCAATGGGTAACACGGCAATAACCGTTGCCCGTTCTTCTTCGCACAGTTTCCGCAGCGTCTCGAGTACTGTGTCGGCAGTATGTGGGTCAAGCCCAATTACTGGTTCATCCGCGAGAATGACTTTCGCCCCATGGGCGAGTGCACGGGCAATCGCTACGCGCTGCTTCTCACCACCGCTTAGCTTTTCTGCAGTTTGATGAGCTTTATCCAAAAGTCCAAGGCCTTCAAGATAATCCATGGCACCCATGTAATCATCAGAAAGGACCATTCCAGTCACCATTCTCCACCAAGGCGTCTGACCAGACCGGCCGATCAATACGTTTTTGAGTGCTGACTTTCTAGGATAGAGCTGAGGATTCTGTTCCAAGTATGCCCATTCACGCTTAATTTTCCGTTTGCCGGACCAGCCTTCTTTCAAAATTTCGACACCGTCAACCGTAAATCGGCCACCATCCCATTTCTCCATCATGGCCAGGCACTTGAGCAGCATGCTTTTTCCACTGCCGCTTGAACCGACTACTGCGATCATTTCACCTTGCTGCATATCAAATCGTATATCCCGCAGAACCGGAACACGGTCCGCTCCAACGGATTTAATCAAATTCTCAACTCTGATCATCGCGATGTCTCCTCTTGTCCATGTTTTTCCCTACTATATAGTGTACTCGGAAATGGACATCAATTTCCATGCGAACACCAGCTTCTATTTTAACACAGAATGAGAACTTGGTTTATGTTGGAACAGGACACCTGCGGCACCAAAAAGCAGATAAAAACAACCAAGCAGGATAAACATGCTTCCGGGTGAGATCCAATTGATCATCTGTCCACCCAGATTCGGCCCCAGAATACTGCCTATCGTAAAATGGAATGAGGCCACAACGTTTGCTGCAGGAAGAAGTGCCTTTGGTAAAATATCTGCTGCATAGGCAAGTCCAAGCGAGAAAAACGATCCTACCAGCCCACCAGCTACGGTCAGGAGTACCAGCGTCCACCAGAAGTGAGTTCCGGCCACAGGTACCAGCATGAACATCACCCCGCCTGCAATACCAGCAGACATTAACACTTTTTTACGTCCAAAGCGGTCACTGAGGATGCCCAGAGGTAACTGCAGAAACAAACCTCCTATTCCCACAAACGGCAGTAAAGATGAGATCTGATTGGCGTCTAAACCGATCCGCAAGCCATATACCGGAAAGTTGCTGTTCATCCCGGCTTCCATATAGCCATAAAGTAGAGCTGGTATTAACGCATACCATGCCCAGGCCCAGCTGCGTCGGAAGCGGCGTTCCGGAAGCTGACCATGCTCTGCTTTTTCCGGTTTGGTATCCGGAAGCTTCATTAATACAAGCAGAAGCACAGCCGCCATACAAACAAAAAGAACCCAGAACGGCACTGCCTCGCCAAATCCGAGCAGCTTGATGCCCAATGGGCCGATACTGAAGCCAAGTCCGTAGGACATGCCATATAGGGATATGTAACGACCTCTCTTTTCGGGTGCTGTCACGAGAAGGACCCAGAGCTGAGCAGCATAATGTAATGCACTATCGCCTATACCAACGACGAGACGAAGAATAAACCATATTTTAATATCCGGTAAATACGGAAAAAGAATCAGGGGAAACATAACAAATAACAGGCCGCCGACAATCAGCTTTTTGAAACCAACCGCTCCGAGCAGCCGTTCAGCGACCAGAGTCATTGCAAAGGAACCTACATACAGCGCTGCTGCATTGAGGCCATTCAACCCTGGTGATACCCCTTTTTGCTCGAGAAAAATGGATAGTACAGGAAGCAATAGTCCCTGACTAATCCCTGCTACAACTATAACGATGATCAGGATGAGATAGTTGGATGTAGAATGTGATGATTTTGCGACATTAATGGATGACACGAATTTCATTCCTCCTGCGGACAACCAAAAGAAAAATCGCCATCGCTGACGACTTTTCGCATGTTATTCATATTCATATGATAAAGCGCTGCTTCACCGGTGCTTTTGCCCCGGACTTGAACATTATAGTGGACAACGCCCTGCAAAACAAGCCATAATAGTACATAAGTCGCTGCGTACATTTAGATGTGACGGGAGGATTCTGCATCGTTATGACTTATCATGTCAAGATTGATGTTTCACCGATATATGAAATGCTGAACAGTTTTCTTGTATATGTCACGAAAAAATGGATTCAACATTTGGATGTTGGACCCGAATGGATTCTTGAAGTGGAAGGCAAACTAAGTTCCAACGTACGTGCTGCTCTCGCACCTGCGTCGACTTGGCCTTTTGATGATTTTGATGTTTTGTTCGCATGGGCCGCCTACCGGACCTGCTCTTCAGAGAATCAGGATTTTCTCAATATGCTTGCGAGTCTGCCTGCAGAGGAATTGTTTGCACGAGTATCTCCTCTTCTGCCGAGTATTACAATAGAAGAAACAAGTCGCATTCGGGACAGTTACGTGCCGCTTCTACGTCTCTGGGACCAGCATTACTGCCAAAATATAAGTGACGATTACCGTACCTGGCTGGAAGAGGACGCTCAGGAGAAGCGAATTCTTTTGGAGAAAATGGGACCTGAACTGCTTATCGAATATGCTACAGCAGGTGTTATTGTGGAACCAATGCCCGGATTAGATGAAGTGATTCTATTCCCCACAGTACATAACCGTCCAATTAATATTTACTGCTTCTACGAAGGCATGATGATTATGCAATACCCGGTTGATACTCCTGAAGAGAATGAAGATCAGCCGCCAACCTGTTTGCTTCGTTTTACTCATGCTTTGGCTGATCCCGAACGGCTTCGCCTGCTTCGTTATGTATCCGATGAGCCGAAGTCGCTTGCGGAGATGTGTGAAGAATTGAACAAAGACGAAGACATGGTGAAAGATCAGGTTATGGCGCTGCGTGTCGCAGGTTTGCTGCGTACCCATCTGCTCGGCAGTAACCGCAAAGAGAAATACAGTATCCGGCCGGATGGCGTGTCTGAATTGAACATGTTCCTAGAATCCTATATACGCATATAAATGAGAATGTAACTGGAGTTGCCGGCAGCAAGGAGTGATTTTTTAAAATGAACATGATTAAACAGCACATCATTTTCGATTTGGACGATACACTCGTCTATTGCAACAAATATTTCAACTTAGTCCTCGGTGAGTTCTTCGAGAATATGCAGGAGTGGTTTGACAATCACGCATTAACCGTCCAGGACATTCGTGACAAACAACTGGAGATTGACGTGACCGGTGTGAACCAGGTCGGATTCGCCAGTCACCATTTTCCACAGTCTCTAATTGATACGTATCGCTATTTCTCTCAGAAATATGCAAGAGCCACTTCCACTGAAGAAGAAACGTTCCTCACGAAGCTTGGTATGAGTGTATATGATCGGGAGGTTGAACCTTACCCTCACATGGTTGAGACACTGGAAAGCCTGCAATCAGCTGGACATGCCCTCTATCTGTATACCGGAGGCGAAACGGTGATTCAACAACGGAAGATTGATCAGATGAAATTATCTGCTTATTTCGATGACCGTATCTATATAAGGCAGCATAAAAACGTCGAAGCACTTGAAAGCATTATATCTTCCGGCCCCTTCGACCGCAAAACAACATGGATGATCGGAAACTCATTACGCACGGATATTTTGCCAGCAGTCACGGCTGGAATCCATAGCATATATATTAAACAACCCAATGAATGGCAGTATAACATTGTTGAACTTCAGCCCAATCCGGAGACTTCGATGTACACCATCACCGCTCTCGAAGAGGTGCCTCAGGTCAT contains:
- a CDS encoding MFS transporter, with the translated sequence MSSINVAKSSHSTSNYLILIIVIVVAGISQGLLLPVLSIFLEQKGVSPGLNGLNAAALYVGSFAMTLVAERLLGAVGFKKLIVGGLLFVMFPLILFPYLPDIKIWFILRLVVGIGDSALHYAAQLWVLLVTAPEKRGRYISLYGMSYGLGFSIGPLGIKLLGFGEAVPFWVLFVCMAAVLLLVLMKLPDTKPEKAEHGQLPERRFRRSWAWAWYALIPALLYGYMEAGMNSNFPVYGLRIGLDANQISSLLPFVGIGGLFLQLPLGILSDRFGRKKVLMSAGIAGGVMFMLVPVAGTHFWWTLVLLTVAGGLVGSFFSLGLAYAADILPKALLPAANVVASFHFTIGSILGPNLGGQMINWISPGSMFILLGCFYLLFGAAGVLFQHKPSSHSVLK
- a CDS encoding response regulator transcription factor; translated protein: MSKVLILEDEESIRSFIVINLKRNGFEVLEAGDGHEALRILQTVPDIDLALLDVMVPGIDGFEVCRRIRETNERLGIIFLTAKVQEQDKVYALSVGADDHVSKPFSPTELIARIQSLLRRVNVHRETAAKVTFQSGPFSLDLISKQFKKQNELIELTPTEFSLIQFFLEKENTPLSRDLLLDHVWGKEYMGDPKIVDVNIRRLRQKIENNPSEPEYLQTVWGHGYKWKGREQ
- a CDS encoding sensor histidine kinase; the encoded protein is MIKKGITRQIVLHYFFVVLLALLLVEFIFMLAVQRYYYESIYNTISSHISMSKDFLEPIAREDNADNGNLSKLLSNLELSSTELEILDLNGRVLASSAAFESDRAVMQTSDIMQAINGNTGRWVGRQPGTGEQVMAVSHKLDLGGENTYIVRYLTSLENVNSKLLVMGLLAVAVGIAVMAIVLIISIGMANSIVRPINNITAVSAQMARGRLDVRVKGNYKHELGELASTLNFMAHEIVRSNQIKDDFISSISHELRTPLTSIKGWSETLDSGGYDPDETRIGMSIISKETERLIGLVEEMLDFSKLQQNQMKLVKGTVSIREIVQETMLNVWAKAEQKQIHLKLETDETRAFNVHGDGNRLKQVFLNIVDNAIKFSHENSWIYLSVKEEDGKIIAAVQDTGIGISEEHLIKVRDRFFQVNHQNGGTGLGLAITQELVELHEGTITIQSELGSGTTVTIELPALPEEEIITEHPVDELPSETHQESGEQHIKPGSDTGKSE
- a CDS encoding HAD family hydrolase, with translation MNMIKQHIIFDLDDTLVYCNKYFNLVLGEFFENMQEWFDNHALTVQDIRDKQLEIDVTGVNQVGFASHHFPQSLIDTYRYFSQKYARATSTEEETFLTKLGMSVYDREVEPYPHMVETLESLQSAGHALYLYTGGETVIQQRKIDQMKLSAYFDDRIYIRQHKNVEALESIISSGPFDRKTTWMIGNSLRTDILPAVTAGIHSIYIKQPNEWQYNIVELQPNPETSMYTITALEEVPQVIHENIQQQQKRTLG
- a CDS encoding glucose-1-phosphate adenylyltransferase; its protein translation is MFNKDCIAMLLAGGEGKRLAPLTSSIAKPAVPFGGHYRIIDFPLSNCVNSGIDTVGVLTQYQAESLHDHIGGGEPWGHGNSEEAGISLLPSYHTGNDEYLGTADAIYKNMDYIDQQNPENVLILSGDHIYHMNYRDMLESHKANKAVATISVMEVPWDEAHRFGIMAADENMRVTEFAEKPAEPKSNLASMGIYMFNWEYLKRHLLLDAANPNSSHDFGKDVIPQMLNENNSLFVYNFDGYWKDVGTVKSLWDAHMDLLHNEENWSLHKEHWPMFTRDWKTKLSAHKARHSRAEHASSMVHESCAIEGRAERSVIFCGTEVGKGSEVKDSVIMPNARIGRGVHIERAIIGEGAMIKDGAIVKGTADEIVVVGPNEVVSAKPAVRTQPARILKEVYEKTGRLRAGELSS
- the glgB gene encoding 1,4-alpha-glucan branching protein GlgB → MAIQPLADPAISPEDIYLFHEGNLHHSYRILGAQPATEDHRQGYRFTVWAPNAKEVGLALDRNDWKGEQAPLYKIPDSGFWTRFFPEISEGTLYKFRILTENGTELLKADPYAFHAEVRPRTASITSSIQGYKWNDGAWRRKQRAVYNKPLHIYEMHIGTWKRKEDGSLYSYREIADLLVPYLLEMKYTHVEMMPLSEHPYDLSWGYQSTGFFAPTSRFGGPQDLMYLVDTLHQAGIGVLLDWVPAHFAKDAHGLRLFDGTPLFEYADPLLAEKPGWGTLSFDYSKPEVRSFLISNALYWMEMYHFDGLRVDAVTSMLRLDFEKHSGQFRPNADGGLENKEAVAFLQQLNETIFKYYPYALMMAEESSAWPMVTSPVDVGGLGFNYKWNMGWMNDTLDYMKTDFHNRPSKHHLLTFPVVYSFSENYVLPLSHDEVVHGKKSLLDKMPGSYEQKFDGMRAFLGYFMTFPGKKLLFMGGEFGQFIEWKDEDELDWFLLDYDSHRKLHKFERDLSELYLSEKALWELDHSLDGYEWITPDDHGQSVISYVRKGKKPADTLLVLVNFQPVKRERYRIGVMRPGMYAEVLNSDHPDYGGSGILNDMQIATEKIPFHGHPHSLEIVLPPLSVVILKKNTRRKTGETANEVASVRPKALKNTNKTTAKTKRGKKA
- a CDS encoding phosphonate ABC transporter ATP-binding protein; this encodes MIRVENLIKSVGADRVPVLRDIRFDMQQGEMIAVVGSSGSGKSMLLKCLAMMEKWDGGRFTVDGVEILKEGWSGKRKIKREWAYLEQNPQLYPRKSALKNVLIGRSGQTPWWRMVTGMVLSDDYMGAMDYLEGLGLLDKAHQTAEKLSGGEKQRVAIARALAHGAKVILADEPVIGLDPHTADTVLETLRKLCEEERATVIAVLPIEMAEKHAARIWGLAEGKIAFDIRGRRLTQKEKNMI
- a CDS encoding ArsR/SmtB family transcription factor translates to MTYHVKIDVSPIYEMLNSFLVYVTKKWIQHLDVGPEWILEVEGKLSSNVRAALAPASTWPFDDFDVLFAWAAYRTCSSENQDFLNMLASLPAEELFARVSPLLPSITIEETSRIRDSYVPLLRLWDQHYCQNISDDYRTWLEEDAQEKRILLEKMGPELLIEYATAGVIVEPMPGLDEVILFPTVHNRPINIYCFYEGMMIMQYPVDTPEENEDQPPTCLLRFTHALADPERLRLLRYVSDEPKSLAEMCEELNKDEDMVKDQVMALRVAGLLRTHLLGSNRKEKYSIRPDGVSELNMFLESYIRI